The Buchnera aphidicola (Mindarus japonicus) genomic interval TTCCTATGCTATAATTTCCCTTACCATCAAATGATTTTTTTGAAAATCCACGAAAATCTCGTATCCGAGGTATGGCAATAGTAATTAACCTATCTAAAAAATCCCATTTTCTTTTTCCTCTTAAAGTAACTTTGCAGCCTATTGGATATCCTTTTCTAATTTTAAAAGTAGATATTGATTTCTTAGCTTTTGTAACTAATGGTTTTTGACCTGAAATAACTGTTAAATCTGAAATTGCAAAATCTAATAATTTTTTATCATTTACAGCAGATCCAACTCCCATATTTAAAGTTATTTTAACAATTTTTGGGACTTGCATAACAGAATGGAATTTTAATTCCCCCATCATTTTTTCTATTACTCTAGTTTTATAAAAATTATAAAGTTTTATCATATTTTTACCCCTTAAACTTATATACTATATAGTATGTTTATTAGATTTTAAAAATCTAACTTTTTTTCCTTGTTCAAATTTAAATCCTATTCGATCAGGTTTATTTGTTAATGGATTTAAAAAAGCTATATTAGAGATATGAATCGGAGATTCTTTTTTTATAATTCCACCATTTATATTTTGAGAAGGAACGGGTTTTTGATGTTTTTTTACAATATTAATTCCAGCAACAATTACTTTGTTTTTTTTAATTATTTTTTTTATAACTCCAATTTTTCCTTTATCTTTTCCGCAAATAACAATTACTTTATCGTTACAATGAATTTTTAATGCCATAATTAAATTTCTCCTATAATACTTCTGGTGCTAATGAAATAATTTTCATGAATTTATCATTTCTCAATTCTCTTGTAACTGGACCAAATATTCTTGTTCCTATAGGTTGTTCATTATTATTTAATATAACACAAGCATTATTATCAAATCTAATAACTGATCCATCTGAACGACGAATTCCTTTTTTAGTTCTTACTATAACTGCTTTTAAAACTTCTCCTTTTTTCACTTTTCCTCTAGGAATTGCCTCTTTAATACTAACTTTGATTATATCTCCAATGCAAGCATATCTTCTATTAGATCCTCCAAGAACTTTTATACACATCGCTGATCTTGCTCCAGAATTATCTGCTACATTAAGAACACTTTGTTCTTGAATCATATTAACCTCATTTTTTTACCGTATTAAAATGTATTTTTTCTAAAAAAATAATTTTAGAAAACATGAACAATAATATATATTTTTTTCATGTTTTCTTATTATTAGATAATATTTTATATATTCGATTTTTTAAAAATACTTACTACTTTCCAACTCTTAGTTTTAGAAATAGGCCTACATTCTTGAATTTCTACCATATCTCCTATCAAACATTTATTTTCATCATCATGCACATGAAGTTTAGTAGTTTTTTTTACAAACTTCTTATATAAAGGATGTTTAACAATTCGCTCTATAGAAACTACCGCTGATTTATTCATTTTATTGCTAATTACATATCCTTTTAAATTTCTTGATTTAGAGCTCATAATTTTCCTCGTATTTTTTCATGTAAAAATGTTTTAACACGAGCTATTTTTCTTCTACTTTCTTTTAATAAATGAACTTTTTTTAATTTTTTTCCGGAAAATTGAATTCGCAAATTAAATTGTTCTCTTAACAACTCCGATAATTCTAATTTTAGTTCTTTAACACTTCTTACATTTAATTCTTTTGCTTTCATTACATCTCCATCTTAGTTACAAAAGTAGTTTTAACAGATAATTTTGCTCCTGCTAATTTAAATGCTTCTTTTGAAATTTCTTCAGAAATACCTTCTATTTCGTATAAAATTTTTCCTGGTTGAACT includes:
- the rplE gene encoding 50S ribosomal protein L5, coding for MIKLYNFYKTRVIEKMMGELKFHSVMQVPKIVKITLNMGVGSAVNDKKLLDFAISDLTVISGQKPLVTKAKKSISTFKIRKGYPIGCKVTLRGKRKWDFLDRLITIAIPRIRDFRGFSKKSFDGKGNYSIGIREQIIFPEINYDKIDRVRGLDITITTTASSDKHGFLLLSAFNFPFKQ
- the rplX gene encoding 50S ribosomal protein L24, translating into MALKIHCNDKVIVICGKDKGKIGVIKKIIKKNKVIVAGINIVKKHQKPVPSQNINGGIIKKESPIHISNIAFLNPLTNKPDRIGFKFEQGKKVRFLKSNKHTI
- the rplN gene encoding 50S ribosomal protein L14; amino-acid sequence: MIQEQSVLNVADNSGARSAMCIKVLGGSNRRYACIGDIIKVSIKEAIPRGKVKKGEVLKAVIVRTKKGIRRSDGSVIRFDNNACVILNNNEQPIGTRIFGPVTRELRNDKFMKIISLAPEVL
- the rpsQ gene encoding 30S ribosomal protein S17, coding for MSSKSRNLKGYVISNKMNKSAVVSIERIVKHPLYKKFVKKTTKLHVHDDENKCLIGDMVEIQECRPISKTKSWKVVSIFKKSNI
- the rpmC gene encoding 50S ribosomal protein L29, whose translation is MKAKELNVRSVKELKLELSELLREQFNLRIQFSGKKLKKVHLLKESRRKIARVKTFLHEKIRGKL